The Arabidopsis thaliana chromosome 5, partial sequence genomic interval AACTATTTTGGATAAGTGTGTAACTTCTCTCATTTTACAGGCTTTGTGTGAGTTTTATCGCTATGTTGGCCTAgcattttgttctttcttgttatcATATCCTAATTGTAGTGTACTTTGGAGTTTTTAGCAAACTAATGTTTTATCCTACATTGCGTTTTTTTGGGATCTTCtgtcaatatttattttctattggTTTCTTGAATGATTGCTGAAAAGACTGTCAATATTAAAAGTGTTAGGGATGAAGTAGCTCAGGGGGAGAAAGTTTCAGGTTTCAAATCAGTTTTATGAGTCATGGTTGATCCTTCCTTCTCCTGTTTGTTTGGCTACTGACCTCGGATTTTGCTTCTAAAAGATGTTCTGGAAACTCGAAAGCGAGATTTCTCTAACGAAATAAAGATCATTTTCTGGTTCCTTGTGGTGTGATAGGAATTTGTCCTCAAAGTTGGCTGCTCGCAGATTATATCATTTCGGATCTGTCATGGGAAATTAGCCATAAGTTTCAAACCATAAACCCAAATCCCGCAAATAATAAGACCAATCGAAAAGTCGGTGCTTATAATTCATACAATTAATGGAGACAAAGAATAATACTTTTGGAGGAAGACTTACATAAGTTTAGCCCATAGAATTGTTACAAAACTCGTTGTAAATATTTGACCACGAGTAGTTAATTACTTTAATGGTTTTCATGAATTAATATTTGAAAGGTGAAATAACTTTTTTACCACATGTTATGTtatttaaggtttttgttGCTATAACGGTTTTACCATGTAtaatttgttatctttttttacttcttttgcTCAATTAGATTCCCTTTCGaaatccagaaaaaaaaatttccttttGGATCGATGCAAGAAAGTAGAAAAGATTCTCTTTGCTCATTTGGTTAAGGTCAGGGTCATACCttaattaaacattttgtaattGACACTTAAAATGGAATAtcttttcaaaaccaaatacaagtaaactaataatttttatccgtaaaaaataattaaaaaaaagattaagatgttgtaaaatataataagtGAACTCTACACAAGATTAATgcatatttaagaaaaaacaagcaatactaaaatcatattatacaattattaatgtATGATACTAATGAGATCATATAATTACATAGaagtttttaaacaaaatattattttatcgaATTATGTTAAACATTATATTAGTCTGACTcgagattgaaaaaaatattaatttataatgattattaatttatcaagtattaatttatagagaattttttgtataaactATTCAAAGTTAAACTTCAATTTACAATTGTGCTCacttgatatattttttgttctttaagtTAAACccagaaagcaaaaaaaaaaaagtcgcTTTGATTAATAAATCAACAGATTACAGTCTAAACTTAAGGTAATGCTTTTTTGCTGAGATAGAAACAAAGTAaacctaaaaacaaatatgaaagaatcaatcaacaaagaggaggaaaaaaaaaagaatcattcaTGGTagatttgatgaagaagcgattgctttatatatacagttttattacaaaatacaaacaaaattttatcaaattatcaCCCTCGATTTTtcaacataatttaaaataacacCAGATGATTAATATTTGCACAAGCCAACAAATATGTAATGAAAACCCTTAAAACTAAATCTTCACAATATGCAGGAGCAGACTATATAAAAGactaatgataattttgttttgacattaaaaaaacagttaGATTTTATGCTGAATATTAtcacatacacatatatactGTAATCAATGTTGTGATGGTGTGTAGATGTATTTtttgcaagtttttttcttatcaaaagttttatttttcctaaaaCAGTATTTAGGTGATTTACACAGATCTCTAATATTATCTATAtagttatacatttttattataattgaAAGACTAAAAACTACCcacactttttttcttttaaaaatgacTTAGGGTCTAACTGGTGCaaaatttggaagaaaaaatttTCTACCTCATTTTTTTGAGCCCAAAAGAATGGGaacaatgttaaaaaaaaatcgaccTAGGCACTGATCGTTATAGGCTCAAGGCTTCTATCAAAATCCTAACTAGCGcctaacaatttttttaacattgaATAAGAGtagttcttttttattttattttgttatcaaattatttttttccaaaagaaaaaaagattattgttgattttgccattttttcatagaaatcttttgaaattgtcatttttactaaaatcttATGGATATGCCATTTTctaacattaaaaaaagtatgtatttccgatttttttggtaaaaatacgtagtttatataaaatattaaatcctAAGAACAAGCACAACCGACTAAACCCAAACATAACGAATAAAACACAtgttaaatcatattttcgTAGTGTGAAAAAGGCAAAATCTACAAACTATTCAGAAAAGGGCAAAATCCACAGATACCATCCCAAAAAATGGTAAATCCATAATTGATTCAAAGAATAATATTTCTTACTTCAAATTGCTGGGGAAAACAATTATTCTCTACGTATGGGTCCTAAAAGAattcaaatgaaaactttCGTCTAAATATTGTACCAATCACACATTAAATTTTCGAAATAAATTCCACAGTTAAAGTTTCCCacaataatcttttttttttgggcaaaacattacttaataatcaaaatacataattaagTTAAAAAGAGACCCTTTAACCATTACAACCATTATTAATAAACAACATTAGTTTTTGTCTTtcgaaatgaagaaaacacaaattcaaACAACTGAACACTTAGACTAGAAAATCTCCGTCTTTTGTGATTAgagattgttgttgatgtaagGATCATAAACATCGGTGGTTGAAGGCATGTAACTGGTGGAAGCAAGATCAACGGCTGGTAGTTGATTGTAGTTGTAGTAGTTTCTGTCCACGAAAGGAATGCTTTCACGCCCTCCAACATGATTCATATGTTGTTCCACCATCGGATTCATGAATGATTGTTGTTGATTCAGATACTGATTTGAATTCAGATTCAAATTCAGATTCAAATTTATGTTGTAGAATTCTCGTTGAATCTGATTAAACAGATTATTAGGAGCCTGGTATTGAACCTGATTCATattctgattttgataaaaatcaCAAACGTTAGTAGGAACAAGGTGTTGAAACGGTTCATGCAGATTTTGActcatattcatattttcatattgaATATGATCAGAAAATCGACTGGGAGCAGTTACCGCATTTGCGTCCGCATCAAGAAAAGGAGTCATATCGCCCGCAAGAACATGAGGATTGGTAGCATTAGGAGTATCTACAACCCTAGTTGTAGAATGAATAGGAGAGTCGGAAAACGACTCATCACCAATTTCGTCAACACCAATTCTAGTAGGAAAAGGAGAGACGGAAGACAACAACGACTCACCGTTTTCTTTAATGGACTCGATCCTTCCGTTAAGCTGATCGAGATATAGATTCATACAAGATAGCAAATCTTGAAGGTCTTTTGCATCATAACGATACTGGGACATTTTGCCTTCAACACAATCAAACATAAATCGTCTAACCTGTAATTCTCGGTTCTCAGCAGCCAAATTCTTTAGTTGCTCTTTTGCTTTGGTAATCCTCTCCATAAGATGGGTTTCTTGATCCATCATCTTCCTGGTTCGGGCTGTCCGCGGCATCTCCAGAAACTTTGAAGCTACCTTTTTAGCACCTTCCCTTGACGGCCATGACTCTGGAACCGGTATGAATGGACTATAGATGAGAGCACAAGCTTGGACACCACATAGAGTTGACAACTCGTGGAGTTTCTTGAATATCCCGTTTTTCCTCTTCATGAAGGATGTTTTCCTTGATCTTTCATTAGCTATCAAAGATAGCTTTACCTTCTTCATCCCCatcaatatgtttttttgttttgttttgtgtggtttgtttaatttgtttactCAAAGAATGTTTATATAGCAAAGAAAGATGATTTTATAGTCACTAGGATTCTTATCACTTTGGTGGACTCATTAATTCTAAATAACATCCAGGAAATCTCTTATCAATTAATTGACCAGGTAATTCattattatctatataaaaatattttttcttatctaaaGTTTGGCTCGTCTGATCCTAAATAATatctgatgacaaaaaaaagaaaaaaatctatccATGTAATATGAGGGGGCatgtaatataatatttttatttctaagttttgtttatacTAAGAATTAATTTCTCTTActctcattgtttttttttactaagaATAATTTCTAGCTTACTTTGTTCTTAGAATGTGAAGTTTTGTAATAGTTTTAAGTGATTGTACTTTTAAAATACAGTAATATATTGTCAATGTATATAGAATTGTGGTAAGCTAGAAATTACTCTAAAGTTTGTTATCTAAAGTAAATTTCAGAAAGTTTGTTATCTACAGTAATTTAAAGATGTACTTTGAAtcatacaaataaatttttagaatgggcaaacaatttgaaaatatgCAAAGAACATCTCACATAAACGCCAAAAACTTTGAATAATTGTTATGAATGCCCTTTCAACACTATCCTTTTCAATAAtgcattttcttatttgttattttcatttatactttctcttaatttttaatgaccattttacccctatttagaaaatgttttaagtaaaaaatgaaatattaattttttcccgccaaaaatattctgaaaataaattttccgCCAAAAGTTTCCGGccaaaaaattttaaaaaaaacttttctgCCAAAAAGGtttcttaaaaacattttttccgcaaaaaaaaattataaaggattttaagagatttttgaaatgagattttaaagggttttaaaagatttacaagggattttaaaagatttttaaaaaaggtgtaaaagagttttaaaagattagggattttaagagatttttataaagtgtaaaaggtttttaaaagatttacaaaagattttaaaatatttttaaagggttttaaaagatttacaagtgattttaaaacattttaaaaaggttttaaaagatttacaagggtttttaaaagattaaaaaagatttttaaaagaattttaaaatatttttaaagaattttaaaatggtttaaaaattattaaagggtttacaagaaattgaaaagatttttaatggtttacaagggttttaaaggacttacaagggtttttaaaatattttgtaagaggttcataagagttttaaaatggttcaaaatttattaaggggttttaaaagatttttaaattgtttacaagggttttaaaggatttacaagggtttttaaaagatttacaaatgtttttaaaatccttttaaatcctttaaaaattcttgtaaatcttttaaaatcattgtaaaaggttttaaaatgtaaaacaaaggttttaaaatgggtttttaagtatttacatatatatttaaaaactttataaagattttaataggttttaaaatgattcacaagggtttttaacaaatttacaaagcttttaaaacactttatAAGGATTTTTAAATGCATGTTTTTAGCtggaaaaaaatttgttacagAGAAAAAActttggcgggaaaaaaaacttttagcgggaaaatttcagtttataAATTACTTGTTCTCATTAGATGAGAgtaatttggtatttttgcTCAAGAGAatgagtatttttaaaaatggactaCATATAAGGATAAAATCAAGAGTTTAATACATtaatatgactacatgtatttatttatttatttattaataatgacatataaaaaaattatttatgaaaattatttacatttagaaaatatatgcataattTGGGTAAAATCAAGAGTTTAATAcagtaatatgatttttgctttttttattattttttacattcAAATGGATATTAATGCAGGTACACATGTATAAACATGATTggatataaaattataatttataaaatcatgTGGATATTATACCTTTTGGGGCATTGACcagatattatatattttttattgcacttttagaaataaattttaccaGCTAATAATGAAGAGTAATTTAGCTGGCAttaccatatttttttatcttatttatatCCCTAAAATAAATAGCTTTATGTAGACATGAGAGAATtggtaagaaaatatgatCCAATTATAGCTTTGGAACCCACATTTAAGAATTTTAGACTGCTTTTATTAGTTATCAAGATAAAAACATACaatttcaataatataatatcttaGCTTGTAGAAAAGTTTTGGTAGAGGTTTGTTATCTGCTTCAAAAGAGATTTATGTAAATGTCAAATTGAAAACTATTTGAAAGaacgaattttgttttttaagcGTTGCGATTTTTGCGAAACCAATTTTAGatgtattaaataaataatttagaagtacatatatgaatttttggtgttttcttaacttattaacaaacaattatttgttctaaaataattaagattgtGAATAGTGACCCAGAAAACTattataagaaatataattaaattcttTACTTTAATATGATGATTATTAGGCTATTATGACTTTATAAGTAACGTTATAGAGTTGATAAAATGATAATGAAGACAATATTTTTGACTTTGAGCGTTATGATGTTTGTATTTTGAGTTATTATAGATATACTATACAATGTACtattatgtgtttgattttgttgttaaaacaatatttttaatatatggttTAAAGTATggtgttttatattttgatcttTCCAACAAATATACACTTTCCAACAACTTCACGATCTCGTTTTCATATTTCTTAGCCAACACCGCCGCTCCATCGATTTTTCTGATGGCCAGAAAATGTGTTGATTTAGTCAGACGGT includes:
- the AGL90 gene encoding AGAMOUS-like 90 (AGAMOUS-like 90 (AGL90); FUNCTIONS IN: DNA binding, sequence-specific DNA binding transcription factor activity; INVOLVED IN: N-terminal protein myristoylation, regulation of transcription, DNA-dependent; LOCATED IN: nucleus; CONTAINS InterPro DOMAIN/s: Transcription factor, MADS-box (InterPro:IPR002100); BEST Arabidopsis thaliana protein match is: AGAMOUS-like 36 (TAIR:AT5G26650.1); Has 35333 Blast hits to 34131 proteins in 2444 species: Archae - 798; Bacteria - 22429; Metazoa - 974; Fungi - 991; Plants - 531; Viruses - 0; Other Eukaryotes - 9610 (source: NCBI BLink).), with protein sequence MKKVKLSLIANERSRKTSFMKRKNGIFKKLHELSTLCGVQACALIYSPFIPVPESWPSREGAKKVASKFLEMPRTARTRKMMDQETHLMERITKAKEQLKNLAAENRELQVRRFMFDCVEGKMSQYRYDAKDLQDLLSCMNLYLDQLNGRIESIKENGESLLSSVSPFPTRIGVDEIGDESFSDSPIHSTTRVVDTPNATNPHVLAGDMTPFLDADANANMNQVQYQAPNNLFNQIQREFYNINLNLNLNLNSNQYLNQQQSFMNPMVEQHMNHVGGRESIPFVDRNYYNYNQLPAVDLASTSYMPSTTDVYDPYINNNL